A part of Myxococcus landrumus genomic DNA contains:
- a CDS encoding type I polyketide synthase gives MSKPDKPTELSALQRAALLVEKLQARLEGVERARTEPIAVIGMGCRFPGGASDEASYWKLLRDGVDAVREVPASRWDAARYYDPERGVPGKMYGTRGGYLDDVEHFDAPFFGISPREAETLDPQQRLVLEVAWEALEDAGQAPDRLVGSKTGVFLGVMSNDNMARLMKREDNTRFDGYSATGNGFCFVPGRLSYVLGLQGPSMPVDTACSSSLVSLHLACESLRNGESTMALAGGVNLILSPEITLCLCNMQALAGDGRCKTFDASADGYVRGEGCGILVLKRLSDAQRDGDKVLALIRGSAVNHDGASGGLTVPSGPAQQTVVQRALDNARIDPALVGYIEAHGTGTPLGDPIELRALGAVLGKGRPADRPFFIGSVKTNIGHLEPAAGIAGVIKTILSLRNKELPPHLHFRTPNPHIEWDRIPARVPTARTPWPAIEGRRIAGVSSFGLSGTNAHVVLEEAPEPATMPSEDGRAQLVVLSAKTQPSLVLAAESWRSFLKQDSDVSVADLSHTTALGRAHHDHRIALVAKTRQALVEQLDAFTTGESHPGLSVGRRSAGLPRKIVFVFPGQGSQWQGMGRRLYADDATFREVIDRCHEAMRPFTDWSLRDMVTLPESPARWNDIDVIQPTLFAMQVALAAVWRSLGMEPHAVVGHSMGEVAAAHVAGALSLEDGARIICERSKLLRGVSGKGAMAVVDLSRAQAEVELRGFEDRIAIAVSNSPRSTVISGDPGALKEVVERLERREVFCRWVKVDVASHSPQMDPLRQALLERMSSVKPSTSVIPICSTVTGAVLDGREMDGAYWVRNLREPVLFADSVKRLVADGHVTFIELSPHPVLIPFVEAMLKEWESSGRGLVVPSLRREQEEWPVLLSSLGRLYTNVDGVDWRRLHPVKRRPVSLPTYPWQREKYWIDVEAGAATQGRRVGGVGHPLLGTSFTTSVQRGARFWESALAPTEPSYLADHRVGGAVILPATAYLEMALSAAHELFGDAACELVGTSFKEALLFPEGQTRTVQTALTDDGEGSVAFLLSSQMTGDAGKGWLSHAAGRIRKTGSELERATESLDGIRERCGTSVAREAYYEALASRGVTYGPRFQGVQQVWRGSGEALGHVRLPEHLVAKAGAYRIHPVLLDACFQVVAAAVDEASVGGNTGPAVPVLLEALRVHERPGAEVFCHVRSRAGQQEQGAALDFDLVLMDVSGRVFVEARGLRMRRLEAAASERDAHDLFFGQEWRRAPEPEAPAADARVSGRWLLLGEGGELADAVESLLRARQEEVLRVDAGRLESQDFDRVLAEAGAGSGLRGVIHLASPGGARGKDFSPETLEESRALGCGPVLDVLHALTRARLRQSPRLWLVTRGVHDDSDGNRAASVGQAVLWGLGRTLAQEHPEFRCKRVDVSARLGPGDAAEAFVRELVGSDAEEEVSLRGDGRYVARIVRSAPERSEQEAVVPAKGRAFRAERSEDGRFELRASDRCRPGAGEVELEVEVLVLQADGGASAVGCGGRVVSRGEGVQGVETGDERIALVSSVLGSHVTVPVACTVARPALVPMAEAAAMAATFLPAWYGLHHLGRLQRGDRLLLAGVPSETKRAVTELARRAGATVVEAEAGLKDGVDIVVLTPGAVDIEQGLSVLNEGGRVLDLRDASERVRAGGANVAYCAVDVAELARRRPERLAAIWREVTASLEAKEAWAPLVKTVPISMAGIVVRDSSADVGDSREHVASGADSIGGVPSATGGQSASVPVIVLELNDPQARVVVPAKEARRLRADGTYLITGGLGGLGLAVAGWMVEQGARHLVLLGRGTQLKQAQQDAISAMEAVGARITVAGVDVAQREQLARVFADIAASGSPLRGVVHAAGVLDDGVLAQQSEERFRHVMAPKVLGSWNLHELTRDVPLDFFVLYSSAASFFGAPGQGNYAAANAFMDALALQRRARGLPALSINWGAFSEVGLAAAQDNRGARLAQRGAGSLTPAEGNMLLGRLLDGAATGMGVMPLDLRRWTELSPQARSSPWWSELVPAGAGTAQGARDEALLEALRKATPEEGRARIEQLVREQMARVLRLDSARIDREAPLQSFGLDSLMGLELRNRLEAALGVPLPASLMWKHPTLAALGEHLTGEVMDRTLAEQLAQASLSEGASTADDNEVFVL, from the coding sequence ATGAGCAAGCCAGACAAGCCGACTGAACTCTCCGCGCTTCAGCGTGCCGCGCTTCTCGTGGAGAAGCTCCAGGCCCGCCTCGAAGGCGTGGAGCGCGCTCGCACCGAGCCGATTGCCGTCATCGGCATGGGGTGCCGTTTTCCAGGAGGCGCCTCCGACGAGGCGTCGTACTGGAAGCTCTTGCGGGACGGCGTGGATGCCGTGCGGGAGGTGCCGGCCTCGCGCTGGGACGCGGCCCGCTACTACGACCCCGAGCGAGGTGTCCCGGGGAAGATGTACGGCACGCGGGGGGGATATCTCGACGACGTGGAGCACTTCGATGCGCCCTTCTTCGGCATCTCTCCTCGTGAGGCGGAGACGCTCGACCCTCAGCAGCGGCTGGTGCTGGAGGTCGCGTGGGAGGCGCTGGAGGACGCGGGACAGGCTCCGGATCGCCTCGTCGGAAGCAAGACGGGCGTGTTCCTGGGCGTGATGTCCAACGACAACATGGCGCGCCTGATGAAGCGGGAGGACAACACCCGCTTCGACGGCTACTCGGCGACGGGCAACGGCTTCTGCTTCGTTCCCGGCCGGCTGTCGTACGTGCTCGGACTCCAGGGACCGAGCATGCCGGTGGACACCGCCTGCTCGTCCTCGCTCGTCTCGTTGCACCTGGCCTGCGAGAGCCTCCGCAACGGCGAGTCGACGATGGCGCTGGCGGGAGGCGTCAACCTCATCCTCTCTCCGGAGATCACCCTCTGCCTCTGCAACATGCAGGCGCTCGCAGGGGATGGACGGTGCAAGACGTTCGATGCCTCGGCGGATGGGTACGTGCGCGGCGAGGGCTGCGGCATCCTCGTGCTCAAGCGGCTGTCGGATGCACAGCGGGATGGGGACAAGGTCCTCGCGCTGATTCGAGGCTCGGCGGTCAACCATGACGGAGCCAGCGGGGGCCTGACTGTGCCGAGCGGCCCCGCGCAGCAGACCGTGGTCCAGCGTGCGCTCGACAACGCGCGCATCGACCCGGCGCTGGTGGGGTACATCGAAGCGCACGGGACGGGGACGCCGCTGGGCGACCCCATCGAGCTCCGGGCGCTCGGCGCGGTGCTGGGGAAGGGACGTCCGGCGGACCGGCCGTTCTTCATCGGCTCGGTGAAGACGAACATCGGGCACCTCGAGCCGGCGGCGGGAATCGCCGGGGTCATCAAGACCATCCTCTCACTGAGGAACAAGGAGCTTCCTCCGCACCTCCACTTCCGCACGCCGAACCCCCACATCGAGTGGGACCGCATCCCGGCCCGCGTGCCCACGGCGCGAACGCCCTGGCCCGCCATCGAGGGTCGGCGCATCGCGGGTGTGAGCTCCTTCGGTCTGAGCGGGACGAACGCGCACGTGGTGCTGGAGGAGGCCCCTGAGCCCGCGACGATGCCCTCCGAGGACGGCAGGGCTCAGCTCGTCGTCCTCTCCGCGAAGACGCAGCCGTCGCTGGTGCTCGCCGCGGAGTCCTGGCGCTCGTTCTTGAAGCAGGACTCCGATGTCTCGGTCGCGGACCTGAGCCACACGACGGCGCTGGGGCGTGCGCACCATGACCACCGGATCGCCTTGGTGGCGAAGACGCGGCAGGCGCTGGTCGAGCAGCTCGACGCGTTCACCACGGGGGAGAGTCATCCAGGGTTGTCCGTGGGCCGGAGGAGCGCGGGGTTGCCTCGGAAGATAGTGTTCGTGTTTCCGGGGCAGGGCTCGCAGTGGCAGGGCATGGGGCGCAGGCTCTACGCCGACGACGCTACTTTTCGAGAGGTCATCGACCGCTGCCACGAGGCGATGCGTCCGTTCACCGACTGGTCGCTTCGCGACATGGTGACGCTGCCCGAGTCTCCCGCGCGATGGAATGACATCGACGTCATTCAACCGACGCTGTTCGCGATGCAGGTGGCGTTGGCGGCGGTGTGGCGTTCGCTGGGCATGGAGCCCCATGCCGTCGTGGGCCACAGCATGGGCGAGGTGGCCGCGGCGCATGTGGCGGGAGCACTCTCGCTGGAGGACGGGGCGCGCATCATCTGCGAGCGGAGCAAGCTCCTGCGCGGCGTCAGTGGCAAGGGCGCCATGGCGGTCGTGGACCTCTCGAGGGCCCAGGCGGAGGTGGAGCTCCGAGGCTTCGAGGACCGGATCGCCATCGCGGTCAGCAACAGTCCCCGGTCGACGGTGATTTCAGGAGACCCGGGTGCGCTGAAGGAGGTGGTGGAGCGGTTGGAGCGGCGCGAGGTCTTCTGCCGTTGGGTCAAGGTGGATGTGGCCTCGCACAGTCCGCAGATGGACCCGTTGAGGCAGGCCCTGCTGGAGCGGATGTCGAGCGTCAAGCCGAGCACGAGCGTCATTCCCATCTGCTCCACGGTGACGGGGGCGGTGCTGGATGGCCGCGAGATGGATGGCGCGTATTGGGTGCGCAATCTGCGGGAGCCGGTGCTGTTCGCGGACTCAGTGAAGCGCCTGGTGGCGGACGGCCATGTGACCTTCATCGAGCTGAGCCCACACCCGGTGCTCATCCCGTTCGTGGAGGCGATGCTGAAGGAGTGGGAGTCCTCCGGTCGCGGGCTCGTGGTTCCAAGCCTGCGGCGCGAGCAGGAGGAGTGGCCCGTCCTGCTGTCGTCCCTGGGGCGGTTGTACACGAACGTGGATGGAGTGGATTGGCGCCGGCTGCATCCGGTGAAGCGTCGGCCTGTCTCTCTGCCCACGTACCCGTGGCAGCGCGAGAAGTACTGGATCGATGTGGAGGCGGGGGCGGCCACACAAGGGCGGCGCGTGGGGGGCGTGGGGCATCCGTTGCTGGGGACCTCGTTCACGACGTCGGTGCAGCGGGGGGCGCGCTTCTGGGAGTCGGCGTTGGCGCCGACGGAGCCGTCCTATCTGGCGGACCATCGCGTGGGTGGGGCGGTCATCCTTCCGGCGACCGCGTACCTGGAGATGGCGCTCTCGGCGGCGCATGAGCTGTTCGGTGATGCCGCGTGTGAGCTCGTGGGGACCTCGTTCAAGGAGGCGTTGCTGTTCCCGGAGGGGCAGACGCGCACGGTGCAGACGGCGCTGACGGACGACGGCGAGGGGAGCGTGGCGTTCCTCCTCTCGAGCCAGATGACGGGCGACGCGGGGAAGGGCTGGCTGTCCCATGCCGCGGGTCGGATCCGGAAGACGGGCAGCGAGCTGGAACGGGCGACCGAGTCGCTCGATGGCATCAGGGAGCGCTGCGGCACAAGCGTGGCGCGCGAGGCGTACTACGAGGCACTGGCGAGTCGCGGTGTCACCTATGGCCCGCGATTCCAGGGGGTGCAGCAGGTCTGGCGTGGCAGTGGTGAGGCGCTGGGGCATGTGCGCCTGCCGGAGCATCTGGTGGCGAAGGCGGGGGCGTATCGCATCCATCCGGTGCTGCTGGATGCATGCTTCCAGGTGGTGGCCGCGGCGGTGGATGAAGCGTCCGTGGGGGGAAACACGGGGCCTGCGGTCCCGGTGTTGCTGGAGGCGCTGCGGGTCCACGAACGTCCGGGAGCCGAGGTCTTCTGTCATGTGCGGTCCCGGGCGGGACAACAGGAGCAGGGGGCTGCGCTCGACTTCGACCTCGTGCTCATGGATGTGTCCGGCCGGGTCTTCGTCGAGGCGAGGGGTCTGCGCATGCGGCGGTTGGAGGCCGCTGCCTCGGAGCGCGATGCACACGATTTGTTCTTCGGTCAGGAGTGGAGGCGCGCTCCCGAACCCGAGGCACCGGCCGCGGATGCGCGGGTCTCGGGCCGGTGGCTGCTCCTGGGCGAGGGCGGCGAGCTGGCTGATGCGGTCGAATCGTTGTTGCGAGCACGGCAGGAGGAAGTCCTGCGCGTGGACGCCGGGCGTCTGGAGTCGCAGGACTTCGACCGCGTGCTGGCGGAGGCGGGAGCGGGCTCGGGGTTGCGAGGAGTGATTCACCTCGCGAGCCCGGGTGGGGCACGAGGGAAGGACTTCTCTCCCGAGACGTTGGAGGAGAGCCGGGCGTTGGGATGTGGCCCTGTGCTGGACGTGTTGCACGCGCTCACGCGAGCGCGCCTGCGTCAGTCGCCTCGACTGTGGCTTGTGACGCGAGGCGTGCATGACGATTCCGACGGGAACCGGGCCGCGAGTGTGGGGCAGGCCGTGTTGTGGGGCCTCGGGCGTACGTTGGCGCAGGAGCATCCTGAGTTCCGCTGCAAGCGAGTGGATGTGTCAGCGCGGCTGGGACCTGGGGATGCGGCGGAGGCGTTCGTCCGTGAGTTGGTGGGTTCGGATGCCGAGGAGGAGGTGTCCCTGCGCGGTGACGGGCGCTACGTCGCGCGCATCGTGCGAAGCGCGCCTGAAAGGTCCGAGCAGGAGGCTGTTGTTCCCGCGAAGGGGCGTGCCTTCCGCGCGGAACGTTCGGAGGACGGGCGCTTCGAGCTGAGAGCGAGTGACCGGTGCCGGCCAGGGGCCGGAGAGGTTGAGCTCGAAGTCGAGGTGCTGGTGCTTCAGGCGGACGGCGGTGCGTCCGCCGTGGGCTGCGGCGGACGGGTGGTGTCTCGTGGCGAGGGAGTGCAGGGCGTCGAGACAGGAGACGAGCGAATCGCCCTCGTATCGTCGGTGCTTGGATCTCACGTCACGGTCCCGGTCGCATGCACGGTTGCGAGGCCGGCCTTGGTGCCCATGGCGGAGGCCGCGGCCATGGCGGCGACCTTCCTCCCTGCCTGGTACGGGCTGCACCACCTGGGACGGCTCCAGCGTGGTGACCGCCTTCTCCTCGCCGGAGTCCCGAGCGAGACGAAGAGGGCCGTGACGGAGCTTGCCCGTCGAGCGGGTGCGACAGTCGTCGAGGCCGAAGCCGGGTTGAAGGACGGAGTCGATATCGTCGTCCTCACGCCGGGCGCGGTGGACATCGAGCAGGGTCTGTCGGTGCTCAATGAAGGCGGTCGCGTGCTCGACCTGCGCGATGCATCTGAACGAGTCCGGGCAGGTGGGGCGAACGTCGCCTATTGCGCTGTCGACGTGGCGGAACTCGCGCGTCGGCGGCCCGAGCGCCTCGCGGCCATCTGGCGGGAGGTGACGGCTTCTCTTGAAGCGAAGGAGGCATGGGCACCTCTCGTGAAGACCGTGCCCATTTCGATGGCGGGGATTGTTGTTCGAGACTCTTCCGCCGACGTTGGCGATTCACGGGAGCACGTCGCCTCCGGAGCGGACTCCATCGGAGGTGTCCCCTCCGCCACGGGAGGACAATCCGCCTCCGTGCCGGTCATCGTCCTCGAATTGAACGACCCGCAGGCTCGTGTCGTCGTGCCCGCGAAGGAGGCACGTCGGCTGCGTGCTGACGGCACCTACCTCATCACGGGCGGCCTCGGTGGACTCGGGCTCGCGGTGGCGGGGTGGATGGTGGAGCAGGGGGCTCGGCACCTCGTGCTCCTGGGCCGTGGAACACAGTTGAAGCAGGCGCAGCAGGACGCCATCTCCGCGATGGAGGCCGTTGGCGCACGCATCACCGTTGCTGGCGTGGACGTCGCCCAGCGGGAACAACTCGCGCGAGTGTTCGCGGACATCGCCGCGAGTGGGTCCCCGCTCCGTGGTGTCGTTCATGCCGCGGGTGTCCTGGATGACGGCGTCCTCGCGCAGCAGTCGGAGGAGCGCTTCCGTCATGTCATGGCGCCCAAGGTCCTCGGCTCTTGGAACCTGCACGAGCTGACGCGTGACGTGCCGCTCGACTTCTTCGTGCTGTACTCCTCGGCGGCGTCGTTCTTCGGAGCACCGGGCCAGGGCAACTACGCGGCCGCCAATGCGTTCATGGACGCACTGGCCCTCCAGCGTCGTGCACGAGGACTGCCCGCCTTGAGCATCAACTGGGGCGCCTTCTCCGAGGTGGGCCTGGCCGCCGCGCAGGACAACCGTGGCGCACGCCTCGCGCAACGTGGCGCGGGCAGCCTCACGCCGGCCGAGGGCAACATGCTCCTCGGACGGCTGCTGGATGGAGCCGCGACGGGGATGGGCGTCATGCCGCTCGACCTGCGCCGGTGGACGGAGCTGTCCCCACAGGCCCGGTCCTCTCCCTGGTGGTCGGAGCTGGTTCCCGCTGGCGCGGGCACGGCACAGGGCGCGCGGGACGAGGCCCTGCTGGAAGCCCTGCGCAAGGCCACGCCTGAAGAGGGGCGTGCCCGTATCGAGCAGCTCGTCCGGGAGCAGATGGCCCGGGTCCTCCGGTTGGACTCCGCGCGCATCGACCGGGAAGCCCCGTTGCAGAGCTTCGGCCTCGACTCACTGATGGGCCTGGAGCTGCGCAACCGGCTGGAGGCGGCGTTGGGCGTGCCGCTGCCCGCCTCCCTGATGTGGAAGCACCCGACGCTGGCCGCGCTCGGGGAGCACCTGACTGGCGAAGTGATGGACCGCACCCTGGCGGAGCAGCTCGCACAAGCGAGCCTCTCCGAGGGCGCGAGCACCGCCGACGACAACGAGGTCTTCGTCCTATGA
- a CDS encoding non-ribosomal peptide synthetase, whose protein sequence is MNIREFLVTLSQKGVGLRADGDKLIVQAGKAVLSLELRAELAARKGEILAFLQKHTGQGSDAPLAPTRPEVLPLATGQERLWFLDRLLPDTAQYNVHLGLRVRGALDVQVLRRSLDEVVRRHEVLRTRFPEVDGSPRQVIEPSERGAELTVIERLGLSEQAREAELVRCSEELSRKPFDLSSGPLLRVTLVAVGPDDFGLFFTQHHIITDGWSLGVFIREFSTLYGAHARGQPSPLPPVSMQFAEAALREQSWLRGDAAARERAHWKGKLTGLPQLQLPVDRAVALQTYRGAVLPFHLSEALSADLKELARREGCSLFMVLFSALAALFHRYSGQVDFGLGTVVANRGTVPPDLIGFVANTLALRCDLSGDPTFAQWLARARTVVLEGMDHQELPFSEVVQAAGAPRDGGFNPLVRACFTLENIPAPTLDLPGTQWSFLRGAPDGSVEGTAKFDLALIMATAERGLAGMLEYSTELFDARTVERMVGHFQVMLEAIVARPEERLSKLPLLTQEERNQVLVEWNDTAFPVPATTLHGLVESQVERTPESVALVSGHRRITYAELNRRSNQLAHHLRRLGVGPEVRVGICVERTEEVVIGLLGILKAGGAYVPLDPAYPKERLALILEDARVPVLLTQQRLLADLPEHTAHVLCLDSDRVVLDAERPENLAGVVGPENLAYLIYTSGSTGRPKGVMIEHRSAVAFLVWATRVFSSEQLAGTLASTSMCFDLSVFEMFAPLCVGGTVIIAKNALELPELPSAREVTLINTVPSAMNALLLAGAVPSSVTTVNLAGEALGAALVERIYQLNHVQGVFNLYGPSETTTYSTWTRVERGEHVLIGRPVGNTQVYVLDVNLEPVPPGVPGEVFIAGLGVARGYLDRPELTAERFVRSPFGTEDGARMYRTGDLARWLPDGRLDYLGRMDHQVKLRGFRIELGEIGAVLVKHPGVRDAVVVVRDDLGAEKQLVAYVVARGEQALEPVDLRNHLKTRLPEYMVPGVFVRLESLPLTPNGKVDRKALPAPDGARAGMTKEYVTPRTPDEEILATVWREVLRVEQVGIHDNFFDLGGSSLSLYQVLTRVRAACAVELTLRELLQAATLADLAKTVEAVRSGVRVVRDTQADMVADAVLEADIDPKGLPGPRTLPPRTVLLTGATGFLGAFLLEELCRKTDASIWCLVRCSDAQDGMRRIRKNLEGYSLWSDALASRIVPLRGDIGKPRLGLSEAEFERLSSEVDVILHNGALVNFLYPYEGLKAANVLGTREILRLATRTRVKPLHYVSTISVLASGRAEAIREEEPLGPPSSVAGGYSQSKWVAESLVRGASLRGLPVTIYRPGRITGHSQTGAWGAEDLLCRTLQACVRLGSAPQVEAMIELTPVDYASRAIVGLSTHPEALGKTFHIVNPTTVRATTLWSGMQAFGYPLRILGFDAWLTELASAQASDAVLRELHSILQQVPPEDRTASGPRMAVCDSQNAVKALESLGTSCPQVNDTLMSTYLASLVRRGFISAPMKP, encoded by the coding sequence ATGAACATCCGTGAGTTCCTGGTCACTCTCTCCCAGAAGGGCGTGGGCCTCCGCGCGGACGGAGACAAGCTCATCGTCCAGGCCGGCAAGGCCGTCCTCTCACTCGAGCTGCGCGCCGAGCTCGCGGCGCGCAAGGGAGAGATCCTCGCGTTCCTGCAGAAGCACACGGGGCAGGGAAGTGACGCGCCCCTGGCCCCCACGAGACCGGAGGTCCTCCCACTGGCCACGGGCCAGGAGCGACTCTGGTTCCTCGACCGGCTCCTGCCGGACACGGCGCAGTACAACGTCCACCTGGGCCTCCGGGTTCGTGGAGCACTCGATGTCCAGGTGCTTCGCCGGAGCCTGGATGAAGTGGTCCGTCGCCACGAAGTGCTCCGCACGCGCTTCCCCGAGGTGGATGGAAGTCCTCGACAGGTCATCGAGCCCTCGGAGCGCGGCGCGGAGCTGACCGTCATCGAGCGCCTGGGCCTCTCGGAGCAGGCGCGAGAGGCGGAGCTCGTGCGTTGCTCGGAGGAGCTGTCCCGGAAGCCCTTCGACTTGTCGAGTGGCCCCCTGCTGCGAGTCACCCTCGTGGCGGTGGGCCCCGACGACTTCGGCCTCTTCTTCACGCAGCACCACATCATCACGGATGGCTGGTCGCTCGGGGTCTTCATCCGCGAGTTCTCGACGCTCTACGGGGCCCACGCGCGTGGACAACCCTCACCCTTGCCACCGGTCTCCATGCAGTTCGCGGAGGCCGCGCTGCGAGAGCAGTCCTGGCTGCGAGGAGACGCCGCGGCCCGCGAGCGTGCGCACTGGAAAGGAAAGCTCACGGGCCTGCCGCAGCTCCAGCTTCCGGTGGATCGCGCCGTGGCCCTCCAGACGTACCGAGGCGCCGTGCTTCCATTCCATTTGTCGGAAGCCCTCAGCGCGGACCTGAAGGAGCTCGCGCGTCGCGAGGGGTGCAGTCTCTTCATGGTCCTGTTCTCCGCGCTCGCGGCGCTCTTCCATCGCTACTCGGGCCAGGTCGACTTCGGCCTGGGAACGGTGGTCGCGAATCGCGGAACGGTGCCGCCCGACCTCATCGGCTTCGTGGCCAACACGCTGGCGCTGCGGTGTGACCTGTCTGGCGACCCGACCTTCGCGCAGTGGCTGGCCCGTGCGCGCACGGTGGTGCTGGAGGGCATGGACCACCAGGAGCTGCCGTTCAGCGAGGTGGTGCAGGCCGCGGGGGCTCCGCGTGATGGCGGATTCAATCCGCTGGTGCGCGCCTGCTTCACGCTGGAGAACATCCCGGCGCCGACGCTCGACCTGCCTGGGACGCAGTGGTCGTTCCTCCGGGGAGCGCCGGACGGGAGCGTGGAGGGCACGGCGAAGTTCGACCTCGCGCTCATCATGGCCACCGCGGAGCGCGGGCTGGCCGGCATGCTGGAGTACTCGACGGAGCTGTTCGACGCGCGAACGGTCGAGCGGATGGTGGGGCACTTCCAGGTCATGCTGGAGGCCATCGTGGCGCGTCCCGAAGAGCGCCTGTCGAAGCTGCCGCTGTTGACCCAGGAGGAGCGAAACCAGGTCCTCGTCGAGTGGAACGACACGGCCTTCCCCGTCCCTGCCACGACCCTCCACGGCCTGGTGGAGTCCCAGGTCGAGCGCACGCCCGAGTCCGTGGCCCTGGTGAGCGGACACCGGCGCATCACCTACGCCGAGCTGAACCGGCGCTCCAACCAGCTCGCCCACCACCTGCGCCGCCTGGGCGTGGGCCCCGAGGTGCGCGTGGGCATCTGCGTCGAGCGCACGGAGGAGGTCGTCATCGGACTGCTGGGCATCCTCAAGGCGGGAGGTGCCTATGTCCCGCTCGACCCCGCGTATCCGAAGGAGCGCCTCGCGCTCATCCTCGAGGATGCCCGGGTGCCCGTGCTGCTCACCCAGCAGCGGCTCCTCGCGGACCTGCCCGAGCACACCGCGCACGTCCTCTGCCTGGACTCCGACAGGGTGGTGCTCGACGCCGAGCGACCGGAGAACCTCGCGGGCGTGGTGGGGCCGGAGAACCTCGCGTATCTCATCTACACCTCGGGCTCCACGGGTCGGCCCAAGGGCGTGATGATTGAACACCGCAGCGCGGTGGCCTTCCTCGTCTGGGCGACGCGGGTCTTCTCGAGCGAGCAGCTCGCGGGGACGCTGGCCTCGACGTCGATGTGCTTCGACCTGTCCGTCTTCGAGATGTTCGCGCCGTTGTGTGTCGGCGGCACGGTCATCATCGCGAAGAACGCGCTGGAGTTGCCGGAGCTGCCCTCGGCCCGGGAGGTGACGCTCATCAACACCGTGCCCTCGGCGATGAACGCGCTCCTCCTGGCGGGAGCCGTCCCTTCGTCCGTCACCACGGTGAACCTCGCGGGTGAGGCCCTGGGCGCGGCGCTCGTCGAGCGCATCTACCAACTGAACCACGTCCAGGGCGTCTTCAACCTCTACGGCCCGAGCGAGACGACGACGTACTCGACCTGGACGCGAGTGGAGCGCGGAGAACATGTGCTCATCGGGCGCCCGGTCGGGAACACGCAGGTCTACGTGCTGGACGTGAACCTGGAGCCCGTTCCGCCCGGCGTCCCGGGCGAGGTCTTCATCGCCGGCCTCGGCGTCGCACGAGGCTACCTGGATCGCCCCGAGCTCACGGCGGAGCGGTTCGTGCGTTCTCCCTTCGGCACCGAGGATGGGGCGCGCATGTACAGGACGGGAGATCTGGCGCGCTGGCTGCCGGACGGGCGGCTCGACTACCTGGGCCGGATGGACCACCAGGTCAAGCTGCGTGGGTTCCGCATCGAGCTGGGAGAGATTGGCGCGGTGCTCGTGAAGCACCCCGGCGTGCGTGACGCCGTGGTCGTCGTGCGTGACGACCTGGGCGCGGAGAAGCAGCTCGTCGCCTACGTGGTCGCGCGCGGAGAACAAGCCCTCGAGCCCGTGGACCTGCGCAACCACCTGAAGACCCGGCTGCCGGAGTACATGGTCCCCGGAGTCTTCGTTCGCCTGGAGTCCCTCCCGCTGACGCCCAACGGCAAGGTGGACCGCAAGGCGCTCCCGGCACCGGACGGCGCACGCGCGGGGATGACGAAGGAGTACGTCACGCCGAGGACGCCCGACGAGGAGATCCTCGCCACGGTGTGGCGTGAAGTGCTGCGCGTCGAGCAGGTGGGCATCCACGACAACTTCTTCGACCTGGGAGGCAGCTCGCTGTCGCTGTACCAGGTGCTGACCCGCGTGCGCGCCGCATGCGCCGTGGAGCTGACGCTGCGCGAGCTGCTCCAGGCGGCGACCCTGGCGGACCTGGCGAAGACGGTGGAGGCCGTGCGCTCGGGAGTGCGCGTGGTGCGAGACACCCAGGCGGATATGGTGGCGGACGCCGTGCTCGAGGCGGACATCGACCCGAAGGGACTCCCCGGGCCGCGCACGCTCCCGCCGCGCACCGTTCTGCTGACGGGGGCCACGGGCTTCCTCGGCGCGTTCCTGCTCGAGGAGCTCTGCCGGAAGACCGACGCGAGCATCTGGTGCCTCGTGCGCTGCTCGGACGCACAGGACGGGATGCGCCGGATTCGCAAGAACCTGGAGGGGTACTCACTCTGGAGTGATGCGCTGGCGTCCCGAATCGTCCCGCTGCGAGGGGACATCGGCAAGCCGAGGCTGGGCCTCTCCGAGGCGGAGTTCGAGCGCCTGTCCAGCGAGGTCGACGTCATCCTCCACAACGGCGCGCTGGTGAACTTCCTCTACCCCTATGAGGGGCTGAAGGCGGCGAACGTCCTCGGCACGCGGGAGATTCTCCGGCTGGCCACGCGGACCCGCGTCAAGCCACTGCACTACGTGTCCACCATCTCGGTGCTGGCCTCGGGGCGCGCAGAGGCGATCCGCGAGGAGGAGCCGCTCGGGCCTCCGTCCTCGGTCGCGGGCGGCTACTCCCAGAGCAAGTGGGTGGCGGAGAGCCTCGTGAGGGGGGCGTCCCTGCGGGGCCTGCCTGTCACCATCTACCGGCCCGGGCGCATCACGGGTCACAGCCAGACGGGCGCATGGGGCGCGGAGGATCTGCTGTGCAGGACCCTCCAGGCCTGCGTCCGGCTGGGGTCCGCTCCCCAGGTCGAGGCGATGATCGAGCTGACGCCCGTGGACTACGCGAGCCGGGCCATCGTGGGCCTCTCCACGCATCCCGAGGCACTCGGCAAGACGTTCCACATCGTCAATCCCACGACGGTGCGCGCCACCACGCTGTGGAGCGGCATGCAGGCGTTCGGCTATCCGCTGCGCATCCTAGGCTTCGACGCGTGGCTGACCGAGCTCGCCTCCGCGCAGGCGTCCGACGCGGTCCTCCGCGAGCTCCACTCCATCCTCCAGCAGGTTCCGCCGGAGGACAGGACCGCCTCGGGACCTCGCATGGCGGTATGTGACAGCCAGAACGCGGTGAAGGCCCTCGAATCGCTCGGGACGTCCTGCCCCCAGGTCAACGACACCTTGATGTCGACCTACCTCGCCTCGCTCGTTCGCCGAGGCTTCATTTCCGCGCCGATGAAACCGTGA